A stretch of Nitrospira sp. DNA encodes these proteins:
- the metH gene encoding methionine synthase, which produces MTNAVFSDIERLLKERILVLDGAMGTMIQQRKLDEAAFRGQRFKDWKKDLKGHNDLLNLTQPAIIEDIHRQYLEAGADIVETNTFNSQAVSLADYQMDSLGYELSKAGAECAKRAVETVQAAQPGRRCFVAGAIGPTTKTSSISTDVNNPAARGATYEELAAAYRDQVRGLLDGGVDLLLVETIFDTLNAKAAFFAIQQLFDEGARRVPIMASVTFIQAGSNRGVTGQTVEGFWNSISHVPLLSVGMNCALGPKEMRPLIDELSRIAPVYLSAHPNAGLPNPLLPTGFPETPDTLAPQLREWAQNGWLNIVGGCCGTTPAHIKKIAETVRGLTPRAIPTVEPYTRLSGLEAVTIRPDSNFVNVGERTNVTGSPAFAKLILAGDYDAALSVARQQVEGGAQIIDINMDEGMLDSKAAMEKFLRLIASEPDICKVPIMVDSSKWEVLETGLRNIQGKAVVNSISLKEGEEKFIAQAKLVRRYGAAVVVMAFDEQGQADTLERKKEICARSYKILTEQVGVPPTDIIFDPNILTVATGIEEHNNYAVNFIEATRWIKQHLPGAKVSGGISNISFSFRGNNVVREAMHAAFLYHAIKAGLDMGIVNAGQLAVYEEIPKDLLELVEDVLLNRRPDATERLVAFAETVKQKGKAAVKDDEWRQGTVEERLSHALVKGITDYIDQDTEEARQKYPKPLSVIEGPLMAGMNVVGDLFGSGKMFLPQVVKSARVMKKAVAYLMPFMEEEKKRTGSYQAQGKVLLATVKGDVHDIGKNIVGVVLGCNNYEVIDLGVMVSCEKILAAAKELKVDIVGLSGLITPSLDEMVHVAKEMTREGFTVPLLIGGATTSKAHTAVKIAPSYVPSVVHVLDASRAVGVVSNLMSPAQKPAFVQQVRDDYERMRQAHQDKGAKALLPIAQARANRLKTDWTTVDIPTPSFLGVRTITEQSLADLVPYIDWSPFFHTWELKGRYPSIFDDATVGGKAKELYEDARRLLDEIIHKKLLTAKGVYGFFAAASAGDDIVLYRDASRKEALTTIHTLRQQSEKPQGHPNLALADFVAPGESGRQDHLGAFAVTAGIGLDELCRRFDRDHDDYNSIMAKALADRLAEAFAEFLHKQVREAWGYGKGEALSSEDLIREKYRGIRPAPGYPACPDHTEKRLLFDLLQAEQHAGITLTESFAMLPAAAVSGFYFAHPEAKYFAVGKIGKDQVEDYARRKNLPLATIERWLSPNLNYEPAS; this is translated from the coding sequence GTGACGAATGCAGTCTTTTCGGATATCGAGCGTCTTCTCAAGGAACGCATCTTGGTCCTGGACGGGGCCATGGGCACCATGATCCAGCAGCGGAAACTGGATGAGGCGGCCTTCCGCGGCCAGCGGTTCAAAGACTGGAAGAAGGATCTGAAGGGGCATAATGACCTGCTGAACCTCACGCAGCCCGCCATTATTGAAGACATTCATCGGCAGTATCTCGAAGCCGGCGCCGACATCGTCGAAACCAATACGTTCAACTCTCAGGCGGTTTCACTGGCGGACTACCAGATGGACTCGCTGGGCTATGAGCTGTCGAAGGCCGGGGCGGAGTGCGCCAAGCGCGCGGTCGAGACCGTGCAGGCGGCTCAGCCGGGGCGGCGCTGTTTTGTGGCCGGGGCGATCGGTCCGACCACGAAGACGTCGTCCATCTCGACAGACGTCAACAATCCAGCGGCGCGGGGCGCCACCTATGAAGAACTCGCTGCGGCCTATCGCGACCAGGTGCGTGGGCTGTTGGACGGGGGCGTCGATCTGCTCCTGGTCGAAACGATCTTCGATACGCTGAATGCCAAGGCGGCGTTCTTTGCGATTCAACAGTTGTTCGACGAAGGGGCCCGCCGCGTCCCGATCATGGCGTCGGTCACCTTCATCCAGGCTGGCAGCAATCGCGGGGTGACGGGGCAGACCGTCGAAGGCTTTTGGAATTCGATCTCCCATGTGCCCTTGCTGAGCGTCGGGATGAATTGCGCGCTTGGGCCGAAGGAGATGCGGCCGCTGATCGATGAACTGTCGCGGATCGCGCCGGTCTATCTGAGCGCCCATCCGAATGCCGGATTGCCGAACCCGCTTCTGCCGACGGGATTTCCCGAAACACCGGATACGCTCGCGCCTCAATTGCGCGAATGGGCGCAGAACGGCTGGCTGAACATCGTGGGCGGGTGCTGCGGGACGACCCCGGCCCATATCAAGAAGATTGCCGAGACGGTGCGGGGACTGACGCCGCGCGCGATTCCCACGGTTGAACCGTACACACGGTTGAGCGGCCTCGAAGCGGTGACGATCCGCCCCGACTCCAACTTTGTGAATGTCGGGGAACGGACCAATGTCACGGGCTCACCGGCCTTTGCCAAGCTTATTCTGGCCGGCGATTATGACGCGGCCCTCTCGGTGGCGCGGCAGCAAGTGGAGGGCGGCGCCCAGATCATCGATATCAACATGGACGAGGGCATGCTGGATTCGAAGGCGGCGATGGAGAAATTTCTCCGCCTCATCGCGTCGGAGCCGGATATTTGCAAAGTGCCCATCATGGTCGATAGCTCCAAGTGGGAGGTGCTGGAGACAGGCCTCAGGAACATTCAAGGAAAGGCGGTCGTCAATAGCATCAGCCTCAAAGAGGGCGAAGAGAAGTTCATCGCGCAAGCGAAGCTGGTTCGGCGCTACGGCGCCGCGGTGGTCGTGATGGCGTTCGACGAACAGGGTCAGGCGGATACGCTTGAGCGGAAGAAAGAGATCTGCGCGCGTTCCTATAAGATTCTGACGGAGCAGGTGGGGGTCCCGCCGACCGATATTATTTTCGATCCCAACATTCTGACCGTCGCCACGGGGATCGAGGAGCATAACAATTATGCCGTGAACTTCATCGAGGCGACGCGCTGGATCAAGCAGCACCTGCCGGGCGCCAAAGTTAGCGGCGGCATCAGCAACATCTCCTTTTCCTTCCGTGGGAACAACGTCGTCCGCGAAGCGATGCACGCGGCGTTTTTGTATCACGCGATCAAAGCCGGGCTCGACATGGGCATCGTCAACGCCGGTCAGCTGGCGGTCTATGAAGAAATTCCCAAGGATCTGCTGGAACTGGTGGAAGATGTGCTGCTGAACCGCCGTCCGGATGCGACGGAGCGGCTGGTGGCCTTCGCCGAGACGGTGAAGCAGAAGGGCAAGGCGGCGGTGAAGGATGATGAGTGGCGGCAGGGCACCGTCGAAGAACGGCTCTCCCATGCGTTGGTGAAGGGCATTACGGATTATATCGATCAGGATACGGAAGAGGCCCGGCAGAAGTATCCGAAGCCGTTGTCCGTGATCGAAGGCCCCCTGATGGCCGGGATGAACGTCGTGGGAGACTTGTTCGGCTCGGGCAAAATGTTTCTCCCGCAAGTCGTGAAGAGTGCGCGGGTCATGAAAAAGGCGGTCGCCTATCTCATGCCTTTCATGGAGGAAGAAAAGAAACGGACGGGGAGTTATCAAGCCCAGGGCAAAGTCTTGCTCGCGACGGTCAAAGGCGATGTGCACGATATCGGGAAGAATATCGTGGGCGTCGTGCTGGGATGCAACAATTATGAGGTGATCGACCTGGGCGTGATGGTGTCGTGTGAAAAGATTCTGGCTGCGGCAAAGGAGCTGAAGGTGGACATTGTCGGGCTGAGCGGCCTGATTACGCCGTCGCTTGACGAAATGGTGCACGTGGCCAAGGAGATGACGAGGGAAGGCTTCACGGTTCCCTTGTTGATCGGCGGCGCGACCACCAGCAAGGCGCACACGGCGGTGAAAATCGCGCCGTCGTATGTCCCATCGGTGGTGCATGTGCTGGATGCGTCGCGGGCCGTCGGGGTCGTCAGCAATCTGATGAGCCCTGCCCAGAAGCCTGCGTTTGTCCAACAGGTTCGTGATGACTACGAACGGATGCGCCAGGCGCATCAAGACAAGGGCGCCAAGGCTCTTTTGCCGATCGCCCAGGCGAGAGCCAACCGCTTGAAGACCGATTGGACGACGGTAGATATTCCTACGCCTTCGTTTCTCGGGGTGCGCACGATCACTGAGCAGTCATTGGCGGACCTTGTGCCCTATATCGATTGGTCGCCGTTCTTCCACACGTGGGAGTTGAAGGGACGCTATCCCTCTATTTTCGATGACGCGACAGTGGGGGGGAAGGCGAAGGAGCTCTACGAGGATGCGCGCCGGTTGTTGGATGAGATCATCCACAAGAAACTCCTGACGGCCAAAGGGGTCTATGGATTCTTTGCGGCGGCCAGCGCCGGTGACGATATCGTGTTGTATCGGGATGCGTCCCGAAAAGAAGCCCTGACGACGATTCACACGCTGCGGCAACAATCGGAAAAGCCGCAAGGGCATCCCAACTTGGCCCTGGCTGATTTTGTCGCGCCGGGCGAGTCGGGCAGGCAGGATCATCTCGGCGCGTTTGCCGTGACGGCCGGGATCGGTTTGGATGAGCTATGCCGGCGCTTCGACCGGGATCATGATGACTACAATTCCATTATGGCCAAGGCCTTGGCCGATCGGCTGGCTGAAGCCTTTGCGGAGTTTCTCCATAAGCAGGTGCGTGAGGCTTGGGGGTATGGCAAGGGTGAAGCGCTGTCCAGTGAAGATCTGATCCGCGAGAAGTATCGCGGCATCCGGCCCGCGCCCGGATATCCGGCTTGTCCCGACCATACGGAAAAGCGGCTGTTATTCGATCTCTTGCAGGCCGAACAGCATGCCGGTATCACGCTGACAGAGAGTTTTGCGATGCTGCCGGCCGCTGCGGTGAGCGGCTTCTACTTCGCCCATCCGGAGGCCAAATATTTTGCGGTTGGGAAGATCGGGAAGGATCAAGTCGAGGATTACGCCAGACGGAAAAACCTGCCTCTTGCCACCATCGAACGGTGGTTGTCTCCGAACTTGAATTACGAGCCTGCCAGCTGA
- a CDS encoding SUMF1/EgtB/PvdO family nonheme iron enzyme: protein MKGQLAGILGLFLLGLCHSPSAISSQLPEGMVLIPAGEFTMGTPEGSGGLADEHPERQVFIGSFYLDRFEVTNGDYFEFVQATGHRMPENAQPSATLWAHGFPLPEIRTHPVVNVSWEDAVAYCRWADKRLPTEAEWEKAARGTDGRRYPWGNEWDFTKANSASYWAGRTVDFQSGADWDAFWVKGDGARIAKEHGVLGEILTMPAGSFPSGLSPYGIHDLAGNAAEWVQDWYDPNYYRSAPLNDPPGPVRGAIKAMRGGSWLKPAVSLRTTDRDWGLMDSRPSGTGFRCAKDAF from the coding sequence ATGAAGGGGCAGCTCGCCGGCATTCTGGGCCTCTTCCTCCTTGGTCTCTGCCATTCGCCATCAGCCATCAGCTCTCAGCTCCCCGAGGGCATGGTTCTCATTCCCGCCGGAGAATTCACGATGGGCACTCCGGAGGGGAGCGGCGGGCTGGCCGACGAACATCCCGAGCGACAGGTGTTCATCGGCAGTTTTTATCTCGACCGATTTGAAGTGACGAACGGCGACTACTTCGAATTTGTCCAAGCGACCGGTCATCGCATGCCGGAAAATGCGCAACCCTCGGCGACTCTGTGGGCGCATGGATTCCCCCTCCCTGAAATTAGAACTCATCCCGTCGTCAACGTAAGCTGGGAGGATGCGGTGGCCTATTGCCGCTGGGCCGACAAACGGCTCCCCACCGAAGCCGAATGGGAAAAGGCCGCAAGGGGAACGGACGGCCGCCGCTATCCCTGGGGAAACGAGTGGGATTTCACGAAAGCGAACAGCGCCAGTTACTGGGCTGGCCGCACGGTCGATTTTCAAAGCGGAGCCGACTGGGACGCCTTTTGGGTGAAGGGGGACGGCGCACGGATCGCAAAAGAGCACGGAGTGCTGGGTGAAATTTTAACTATGCCGGCCGGCAGTTTTCCCTCAGGCCTCAGCCCCTACGGCATTCACGATCTCGCCGGGAACGCGGCGGAGTGGGTGCAGGATTGGTACGATCCCAACTACTATCGATCCGCTCCGTTGAACGATCCGCCCGGCCCTGTGCGAGGCGCGATCAAAGCGATGCGCGGCGGCTCCTGGCTGAAACCGGCCGTGAGTCTCCGGACGACCGACCGGGACTGGGGCCTGATGGATAGCCGGCCCAGCGGCACCGGATTTCGCTGCGCGAAAGACGCATTCTGA
- a CDS encoding iron-containing redox enzyme family protein: MAARLTQARFLDALLKIMDGKHHWAWDHFANGRLTKDQLKIHFQQEYFVYVRDFPVFLARIHGQNPPPDVRRMLAENIYEEDTGGLSLGQSHPELFLTMMEGLGFSTKDFERVRPLPASRAYRAWLDQMSTHKQWVLGAATLTVFVEGSVKDRKELLEPSKPKTAEEIEATIKNHPLVRFHGAHPDSMDLIRAHQLVEAGHRHDAYKMVTEYTPSAAQQQSVMTSLKKSLRLWLAYRDAVAKACGIKKG; encoded by the coding sequence ATGGCAGCACGACTGACGCAAGCCCGGTTCCTCGACGCGCTTCTGAAAATCATGGACGGCAAACACCATTGGGCCTGGGACCATTTCGCCAATGGGCGCCTCACCAAAGACCAGCTCAAGATTCATTTCCAGCAGGAATACTTCGTCTACGTGCGCGATTTCCCCGTGTTCCTCGCGCGCATCCACGGCCAGAATCCGCCGCCAGACGTGCGCCGCATGCTGGCCGAGAATATTTATGAAGAAGATACCGGCGGGTTGTCGCTCGGCCAATCGCATCCAGAACTCTTTCTCACGATGATGGAAGGGCTGGGGTTTTCCACCAAGGACTTCGAGCGGGTCCGGCCTCTCCCCGCCAGCCGCGCGTATCGCGCCTGGCTCGACCAGATGTCCACCCACAAGCAATGGGTGCTCGGCGCGGCCACGCTCACGGTCTTCGTCGAAGGCAGCGTGAAAGATCGGAAGGAGCTGCTCGAACCCTCGAAACCGAAGACGGCGGAAGAGATCGAGGCCACGATCAAGAACCATCCCCTGGTGCGCTTTCATGGAGCCCATCCCGACTCCATGGATCTCATTCGGGCTCACCAGCTCGTGGAGGCTGGCCACCGGCATGACGCCTATAAGATGGTGACGGAATACACGCCCTCCGCGGCGCAGCAACAATCCGTCATGACCAGCCTCAAGAAAAGCCTGCGCCTCTGGCTGGCCTACCGGGATGCGGTCGCCAAAGCCTGCGGGATCAAGAAGGGGTAA
- a CDS encoding DUF3365 domain-containing protein has translation MSVFGLGIVGFVGPSHAATEGTAVSLPIEMVADYVHAVIEADREVYTKHVVERMQAKGVVVASENWEQKNTLPLPAQFLIESGRVMARKNIGIQYRLISLWPINKRNVASSEFEKTGLGTVLTHPTKPYTGFVTVGGARHFQAVYPDLAVTQACIGCHNAHQESPKRDFKINDVMGAIVISIPVK, from the coding sequence ATGTCGGTATTCGGATTAGGCATCGTCGGCTTCGTTGGGCCGAGCCATGCCGCGACGGAAGGAACAGCTGTGAGCCTGCCCATTGAAATGGTGGCGGACTATGTACATGCCGTCATCGAGGCAGACCGTGAAGTCTACACCAAGCACGTCGTTGAACGGATGCAGGCCAAAGGAGTGGTCGTGGCCTCGGAGAACTGGGAACAAAAGAATACACTCCCCCTACCGGCTCAATTCCTGATCGAGTCGGGCCGCGTGATGGCCAGAAAAAATATCGGTATCCAGTATCGACTCATTAGCCTCTGGCCGATCAATAAACGGAATGTGGCCTCCAGCGAGTTCGAGAAAACTGGCTTGGGCACCGTCCTCACGCATCCGACCAAACCCTATACCGGGTTTGTGACGGTAGGGGGCGCCCGGCACTTCCAGGCCGTCTATCCGGATCTCGCTGTAACCCAGGCTTGTATCGGCTGCCATAATGCCCATCAGGAGAGCCCCAAGCGGGACTTCAAGATCAATGATGTCATGGGAGCGATCGTGATCAGTATTCCCGTGAAATAG
- a CDS encoding DUF2007 domain-containing protein, whose protein sequence is MAMRYLTTAQDMGELAIIKSLCEANAISCFFQHEHISSLYPGCSALLCRLLVDEADWERTGILLRRLRMPLREVGPTA, encoded by the coding sequence ATGGCAATGCGCTATCTGACCACCGCTCAAGACATGGGGGAACTCGCGATCATCAAGAGCCTGTGCGAGGCCAACGCCATCTCATGTTTTTTTCAGCACGAACACATCAGCAGTCTCTATCCCGGATGTTCCGCCTTGCTCTGCCGGCTATTGGTCGACGAGGCCGATTGGGAGCGGACCGGCATTTTGTTGCGTCGGCTGCGGATGCCTCTTCGCGAAGTCGGGCCTACTGCGTAG
- the aepX gene encoding phosphoenolpyruvate mutase, translating into MSSTPNTRTTSQFRNLLLSEQLEFICEAHNGLSAKIVQEAGFKGIWASGLSISAQFGVRDNNEASWTQVLEDLEFMSDATTIPILLDGDTGYGNFNNMQRLVRKLEQRKIAAVCIEDKLFPKTNSFIKGGAQPMADMHEFCGKIKAGKDAQTDPDFSIIARVEAFICGWGLAEALRRAEAYHQAGADGILIHSALSVPDEILAFKQEWGNRCPVVIVPTKYYATPTDVFRQHGFSVVIWANHMLRSSVTAMQKTAKTLKEQEHLLSIEDKVAPVSEIFRLQNAAELQEAEDRYLPKGAEDTSAIVLAASRGKELGELTEQQPKTMVKIQGAPILSHIVDAYNAVGIKDIVVVRGYKKDAVTLPNLTYVDNDDYADTGELDSLLKALKSRKGPAQSTIISYGDVLFNKYIPQSLCQENDDCVIFVDSNWQEQSSYARLGGFAECSIPNSRKAFNAKIYLKQLGAALPKDSIHGVWMGFLKVSPSATTLITGIIAELLAKPDNRKAAIPQLLQELLKWNYPIRVLYTAGHWLDINSLEDVVQAGNF; encoded by the coding sequence ATGAGTTCGACCCCCAATACCCGCACGACATCGCAATTCCGGAACCTGCTCCTGTCGGAACAGCTGGAGTTCATCTGCGAAGCCCACAACGGCCTAAGCGCCAAGATCGTCCAGGAAGCCGGATTCAAAGGCATTTGGGCCAGCGGCCTCTCGATCTCAGCCCAATTCGGCGTCCGCGACAATAACGAAGCCAGTTGGACCCAGGTGCTCGAAGATCTGGAATTCATGTCCGACGCCACCACGATTCCCATTCTCCTCGACGGCGATACCGGCTACGGCAACTTCAACAACATGCAGCGGCTCGTCCGCAAACTGGAGCAGCGCAAGATCGCCGCCGTCTGCATCGAAGACAAGCTCTTCCCCAAGACCAATAGCTTCATCAAGGGCGGCGCCCAGCCCATGGCGGACATGCACGAGTTCTGCGGCAAGATCAAAGCTGGCAAAGACGCGCAGACCGACCCCGACTTTTCCATCATCGCCCGTGTCGAAGCCTTCATCTGCGGCTGGGGCCTGGCGGAAGCCCTGCGGCGCGCCGAGGCCTATCATCAGGCAGGCGCCGACGGCATCCTGATTCACAGCGCCTTGTCGGTGCCGGACGAAATCCTGGCATTCAAACAGGAATGGGGCAATCGCTGCCCGGTCGTTATCGTGCCGACGAAGTACTACGCCACGCCGACGGACGTGTTTCGCCAGCATGGGTTTTCCGTCGTCATTTGGGCCAATCACATGCTCCGGTCTTCCGTGACCGCCATGCAGAAGACAGCGAAGACCCTCAAGGAGCAGGAGCACCTGCTCTCGATCGAAGACAAAGTCGCGCCGGTATCAGAAATCTTTCGGCTGCAAAACGCCGCCGAACTGCAAGAGGCCGAAGACCGCTATCTGCCCAAAGGGGCCGAAGACACCAGCGCGATTGTGCTGGCCGCCTCTCGGGGAAAAGAACTGGGCGAACTCACCGAACAACAGCCCAAAACGATGGTCAAGATCCAGGGCGCGCCCATCCTCTCCCACATCGTGGACGCCTACAACGCCGTGGGCATCAAGGATATCGTCGTCGTGCGCGGGTACAAGAAAGACGCGGTCACTCTGCCCAACCTGACCTACGTTGATAACGACGACTATGCCGACACCGGCGAGCTGGATTCGCTCCTCAAGGCCCTGAAGTCCAGAAAGGGACCGGCGCAGAGCACCATCATTTCCTACGGGGATGTCCTGTTCAATAAGTACATCCCTCAGTCGCTCTGTCAGGAGAACGATGACTGCGTGATCTTCGTCGATAGCAACTGGCAGGAACAGAGCAGCTACGCCCGCCTGGGCGGATTCGCCGAATGTTCCATTCCCAATTCCAGAAAAGCCTTCAACGCCAAGATCTATCTCAAGCAATTGGGAGCTGCGCTCCCCAAAGACTCCATCCACGGTGTCTGGATGGGCTTCCTCAAAGTTTCCCCCAGCGCCACCACCCTCATCACCGGCATCATTGCCGAACTCCTGGCAAAGCCCGATAACCGCAAAGCCGCCATCCCCCAGCTACTCCAAGAACTGCTGAAATGGAACTATCCCATCCGCGTCCTCTATACAGCCGGCCATTGGCTCGACATCAATAGCCTGGAGGATGTGGTGCAGGCGGGGAACTTTTGA
- a CDS encoding pseudouridine synthase, protein MSLKSKVSSKRYTVDRLLSKLGIASRGTSQEWVRAGRVQINGRVVRDPATWVLWPKDAISVDDRPIQDSAKRFLLFHKPKGVITTHSDEKARKTIFDVLPADLGYLHAVGRLDQATSGLLLLTNDSVLSSYLTDPANKVMRTYLVSVRGEFTEAQANDATVGVVDNGERLQCHSVKIQKSSGRESHLEVVLVQGKNREIRRLFLALGHEVTRLRRIQYGPFTLEDLPPGAWREMPIEDARKVLRL, encoded by the coding sequence ATGTCACTGAAGTCTAAGGTCTCCTCCAAACGCTACACGGTGGATCGCTTGCTCTCGAAGCTAGGCATCGCCTCTCGTGGCACAAGCCAGGAGTGGGTCCGCGCCGGGCGCGTGCAGATCAATGGGCGGGTGGTTCGCGATCCGGCCACCTGGGTCTTGTGGCCGAAAGACGCCATCTCGGTTGATGACCGGCCGATTCAGGATTCAGCCAAGCGGTTTCTGCTCTTTCACAAACCCAAGGGGGTCATCACGACACATAGTGATGAGAAGGCGCGGAAGACTATCTTCGATGTGTTGCCGGCGGACTTAGGCTACCTGCACGCCGTCGGGCGGCTGGATCAAGCGACCAGCGGGCTTCTGTTGCTGACCAATGATTCGGTCTTGTCGAGCTATCTCACCGATCCGGCCAATAAAGTGATGCGGACCTACTTGGTATCTGTGCGGGGTGAATTCACCGAGGCGCAAGCGAATGACGCCACGGTTGGCGTCGTCGATAATGGTGAGCGCCTCCAGTGCCACAGTGTGAAGATTCAAAAAAGTTCCGGCCGCGAGTCGCATCTGGAAGTGGTGTTGGTGCAGGGAAAGAATCGGGAAATTCGCCGGTTGTTCCTGGCACTGGGGCATGAAGTGACCAGGCTCAGGCGTATTCAATACGGCCCATTTACACTGGAAGATCTTCCGCCCGGCGCCTGGCGTGAGATGCCGATCGAGGACGCACGGAAGGTACTGAGGCTGTGA
- a CDS encoding DUF4124 domain-containing protein encodes MKPQVRKDFITGVLVSLLLLSLGATLSYAGTVYSYLDEQGNLHATDSPDTIPEKYRAKVQTHEQADPQVIPPSKFEVAKQTVRETVQGFGITVPSMKPRSAPTIGSIQFSGISPSQSQILTYAGGAAVVLLIIMYLTKSPMLRLLGLGLLMVIGIGTPLLMYVSEDGPADILKQKALAAGQVQQDRLKPAGQ; translated from the coding sequence ATGAAACCTCAAGTGCGTAAAGATTTCATAACAGGCGTGCTGGTTAGTCTTTTGCTGCTCAGTCTTGGGGCAACTCTATCCTATGCCGGGACGGTCTACTCCTATCTCGACGAGCAGGGGAATCTGCACGCGACCGATTCGCCCGACACGATTCCCGAGAAGTACCGGGCGAAGGTTCAGACGCATGAACAAGCCGATCCCCAGGTGATCCCCCCCTCCAAATTCGAGGTGGCGAAGCAGACCGTGCGTGAGACCGTGCAGGGGTTCGGTATTACGGTGCCGTCGATGAAGCCGCGATCCGCACCGACTATCGGATCCATTCAATTTTCAGGTATCAGTCCCAGTCAGTCTCAGATCCTGACGTATGCGGGCGGGGCAGCGGTTGTGTTGCTGATCATCATGTATCTGACGAAGAGTCCTATGCTGCGCCTGCTGGGGCTGGGCCTGCTCATGGTCATCGGGATCGGGACGCCGCTGCTGATGTATGTGAGCGAAGATGGTCCGGCGGACATCCTAAAACAGAAAGCCCTTGCGGCCGGGCAAGTCCAGCAGGATCGCCTCAAACCAGCCGGCCAGTAG
- the aqpZ gene encoding aquaporin Z gives MNRLAAEAVGTFWLVFGGCGSAVLAAAFPEVGIGLLGVSFAFGLTVLTMAYAIGHVSGCHLNPAVSVGLVVGKRFPASDLPGYIGAQVLGAVVGAGVLYLIASGKPGFELGGFASNGFAEHSPGGYSMMAALIAEVVLTFMFLFIILGATDSRAPQGFAPIAIGLGLTLIHLIGIPVTNLSVNPARSTGPALFVGGWAIAQLWLFWLAPIIGAALAGLAYPMIAGSKKS, from the coding sequence ATGAATCGACTCGCAGCAGAGGCGGTGGGGACGTTCTGGCTGGTTTTTGGCGGGTGCGGGAGCGCCGTGTTAGCCGCGGCGTTTCCAGAGGTCGGCATCGGGTTACTCGGGGTCTCGTTTGCGTTTGGTCTGACGGTCTTGACCATGGCCTATGCCATCGGCCATGTTTCCGGCTGTCACCTGAATCCTGCCGTGTCGGTGGGATTGGTTGTGGGGAAGCGATTCCCTGCGAGCGATCTGCCCGGCTATATCGGCGCACAGGTCCTCGGCGCCGTTGTTGGAGCGGGGGTGTTGTATCTGATTGCGAGCGGCAAGCCGGGATTTGAACTCGGCGGGTTTGCTTCCAACGGCTTTGCCGAGCATTCACCCGGCGGCTATTCGATGATGGCGGCCTTGATAGCCGAAGTCGTGCTGACCTTCATGTTTCTCTTCATCATTTTGGGGGCTACGGATAGCCGGGCGCCGCAAGGTTTTGCGCCGATTGCAATTGGGCTTGGACTGACATTGATCCACCTGATCGGGATTCCGGTCACCAATCTCTCCGTGAATCCCGCCCGGAGCACCGGTCCGGCCCTTTTCGTTGGAGGGTGGGCGATCGCGCAGCTCTGGCTCTTCTGGCTCGCTCCGATCATCGGCGCGGCATTGGCCGGACTGGCCTATCCGATGATCGCGGGAAGCAAAAAGTCGTAA
- a CDS encoding zinc ribbon domain-containing protein has translation MPIFEYVCSECKHRFELLLQGSAQAACPKCKATRLEKLISSFGVGATGSWASPGSGGGGSCGSCGDPRGPGACSMN, from the coding sequence ATGCCTATCTTCGAATATGTCTGCAGTGAATGTAAACACCGCTTTGAGCTGTTGCTGCAAGGTTCTGCGCAAGCGGCTTGTCCGAAGTGCAAGGCCACCAGGCTTGAAAAGCTCATTTCGTCGTTCGGAGTCGGGGCGACGGGCAGCTGGGCCTCTCCTGGCTCGGGCGGGGGCGGTTCCTGCGGGAGCTGCGGCGATCCGCGAGGCCCTGGCGCCTGCTCGATGAATTGA